A genomic stretch from Hemicordylus capensis ecotype Gifberg chromosome 5, rHemCap1.1.pri, whole genome shotgun sequence includes:
- the CBX6 gene encoding chromobox protein homolog 6 isoform X2, translating into MELSAVGERVFAAESIIKRRIRKGRIEYLVKWKGWAIKYSTWEPEENILDSRLIAAFEQKERERELYGPKKRGPKPKTFLLKPSSSTSSPKLHSSAAVHRLKKDIRRCHRMSRRPLPRPDPQNSGVGGGTGIRPPVSPFSETVRIINRKVKPREPKRSRIILNLKVIDKAGKAASSGGGLARPKIPSRNRVIGKSKKFSESMLRNQIRHMKFGNFPLYNKPSTPAPSLEGKTEAGGSAGASCGIMGSTAYDARSSSSSDCPSPAPHSSSDPDDSPPKLLPETLSPAIPDWRESEVLDLSIPPESAATSKRSPSGGGQMPSSPSSSDPEQEAGDWRPEMSPCSNVVVTDVTSNLLTVTIKEFCNAEDFEKVAAAGGGGGSSK; encoded by the exons ATGGAGCTGTCTGCAGTGGGCGAGAGAGTCTTCGCGGCGGAATCCATCATCAAGCGGCGGATCCGAAAG GGGCGCATCGAATACCTGGTGAAATGGAAAGGCTGGGCCATCAA GTACAGCACTTGGGAACCTGAAGAGAACATCCTGGATTCCCGTCTGATTGCAGCTTTTGAGCAGAA GGAACGTGAGCGTGAGCTGTATGGACCTAAAAAAAGAGGACCCAAGCCTAAAACTTTTCTGCTGAAG CCTAGCTCTAGCACATCTTCACCTAAACTTCACTCCAGTGCTGCAGTGCACCGGCTCAAGAAGGACATTCGGCGATGCCATCGCATGTCCCGGCGCCCTTTACCCCGCCCAGACCCCCAGAATAGTGGAGTGGGTGGAGGTACTGGCATACGCCCTCCTGTCTCTCCCTTTTCTGAGACCGTCCGCATCATCAACCGCAAGGTGAAGCCTCGCGAGCCGAAGCGCAGCCGCATCATTCTCAACCTGAAAGTTATTGATAAGGCTGGGAAAGCAGCAAGCAGTGGAGGAGGCCTGGCTCGACCCAAGATTCCTTCACGAAACCGTGTCATTGGCAAGAGCAAGAAGTTCAGCGAGAGCATGCTTCGCAACCAGATTCGCCACATGAAGTTTGGCAACTTCCCTCTGTACAACAAGCCGTCAACTCCAGCCCCATCTCTAGAGGGGAAGACCGAGGCAGGAGGCTCTGCAGGTGCCTCTTGTGGGATCATGGGCTCTACTGCCTACGATGCCCGCAGTTCCAGCTCCTCTGACTGCCCTTCTCCAGCTCCACACTCCTCATCCGATCCAGATGATTCCCCACCAAAGCTGCTGCCCGAGACGCTAAGCCCTGCCATTCCTGACTGGCGTGAGTCGGAAGTCCTCGATCTGTCAATTCCACCCGAGTCAGCAGCCACCAGCAAGCGGTCTCCCTCCGGAGGGGGTCAGATGCCCTCATCCCCATCTTCCTCTGATCCAGAGCAAGAGGCTGGTGATTGGCGCCCTGAAATGTCCCCTTGCTCTAATGTGGTGGTCACTGATGTCACTAGCAACCTCCTGACAGTCACCATCAAGGAATTCTGTAATGCTGAAGATTTTGAGaaggtggcagcagctggaggaggaggtggcagcagcaaataa
- the CBX6 gene encoding chromobox protein homolog 6 isoform X1, with the protein MELSAVGERVFAAESIIKRRIRKGRIEYLVKWKGWAIKYSTWEPEENILDSRLIAAFEQKERERELYGPKKRGPKPKTFLLKARAQAEALHIGDVHFSVKPSSSTSSPKLHSSAAVHRLKKDIRRCHRMSRRPLPRPDPQNSGVGGGTGIRPPVSPFSETVRIINRKVKPREPKRSRIILNLKVIDKAGKAASSGGGLARPKIPSRNRVIGKSKKFSESMLRNQIRHMKFGNFPLYNKPSTPAPSLEGKTEAGGSAGASCGIMGSTAYDARSSSSSDCPSPAPHSSSDPDDSPPKLLPETLSPAIPDWRESEVLDLSIPPESAATSKRSPSGGGQMPSSPSSSDPEQEAGDWRPEMSPCSNVVVTDVTSNLLTVTIKEFCNAEDFEKVAAAGGGGGSSK; encoded by the exons ATGGAGCTGTCTGCAGTGGGCGAGAGAGTCTTCGCGGCGGAATCCATCATCAAGCGGCGGATCCGAAAG GGGCGCATCGAATACCTGGTGAAATGGAAAGGCTGGGCCATCAA GTACAGCACTTGGGAACCTGAAGAGAACATCCTGGATTCCCGTCTGATTGCAGCTTTTGAGCAGAA GGAACGTGAGCGTGAGCTGTATGGACCTAAAAAAAGAGGACCCAAGCCTAAAACTTTTCTGCTGAAG gcTCGGGCCCAGGCAGAGGCCCTACACATTGGGGATGTACATTTTTCTGTCAAGCCTAGCTCTAGCACATCTTCACCTAAACTTCACTCCAGTGCTGCAGTGCACCGGCTCAAGAAGGACATTCGGCGATGCCATCGCATGTCCCGGCGCCCTTTACCCCGCCCAGACCCCCAGAATAGTGGAGTGGGTGGAGGTACTGGCATACGCCCTCCTGTCTCTCCCTTTTCTGAGACCGTCCGCATCATCAACCGCAAGGTGAAGCCTCGCGAGCCGAAGCGCAGCCGCATCATTCTCAACCTGAAAGTTATTGATAAGGCTGGGAAAGCAGCAAGCAGTGGAGGAGGCCTGGCTCGACCCAAGATTCCTTCACGAAACCGTGTCATTGGCAAGAGCAAGAAGTTCAGCGAGAGCATGCTTCGCAACCAGATTCGCCACATGAAGTTTGGCAACTTCCCTCTGTACAACAAGCCGTCAACTCCAGCCCCATCTCTAGAGGGGAAGACCGAGGCAGGAGGCTCTGCAGGTGCCTCTTGTGGGATCATGGGCTCTACTGCCTACGATGCCCGCAGTTCCAGCTCCTCTGACTGCCCTTCTCCAGCTCCACACTCCTCATCCGATCCAGATGATTCCCCACCAAAGCTGCTGCCCGAGACGCTAAGCCCTGCCATTCCTGACTGGCGTGAGTCGGAAGTCCTCGATCTGTCAATTCCACCCGAGTCAGCAGCCACCAGCAAGCGGTCTCCCTCCGGAGGGGGTCAGATGCCCTCATCCCCATCTTCCTCTGATCCAGAGCAAGAGGCTGGTGATTGGCGCCCTGAAATGTCCCCTTGCTCTAATGTGGTGGTCACTGATGTCACTAGCAACCTCCTGACAGTCACCATCAAGGAATTCTGTAATGCTGAAGATTTTGAGaaggtggcagcagctggaggaggaggtggcagcagcaaataa